The Sulfurimonas lithotrophica genome includes a region encoding these proteins:
- the sucD gene encoding succinate--CoA ligase subunit alpha: MSILVNKDTKVIVQGFTGKEGSFHAEQCIAYGTNIVGGVTPNKGGQEHLGKPVFNTVKEAVSATGATVSMIFVPPVFVADAVMEAAEAGIELAVIITEGAPVRDMQAAKAYAVKHNMKTIGPNCPGIITAEECKIGIMPGMIFKKGNVGLISKSGTLTYEGANQVCNEGYGITTAVGIGGDPIIGLSYKQILPMFEADPETEAIVMIGEIGGDLEIQAAKLIKEQITKPVVAFIAGQTAPKGKRMGHAGAIVSGGAGTAKEKMDALEAAGVKVVVSPADIGKAVSEVLNK, from the coding sequence ATGAGCATTTTAGTAAATAAAGATACAAAAGTAATTGTTCAAGGTTTTACAGGGAAAGAGGGTTCTTTCCACGCTGAACAATGTATAGCATACGGTACAAACATCGTTGGCGGTGTTACACCAAACAAAGGCGGACAAGAACATTTAGGCAAACCTGTGTTTAATACGGTAAAAGAAGCTGTAAGTGCTACAGGTGCTACTGTTTCTATGATTTTTGTTCCACCTGTTTTTGTTGCAGATGCAGTTATGGAAGCAGCCGAAGCTGGAATTGAGCTTGCAGTAATTATCACAGAGGGTGCACCTGTACGCGATATGCAAGCGGCTAAAGCTTATGCGGTTAAACACAATATGAAAACTATTGGTCCAAACTGTCCCGGTATCATTACTGCTGAAGAGTGTAAAATTGGAATTATGCCTGGTATGATTTTCAAAAAAGGTAATGTTGGGCTTATTTCAAAATCCGGTACATTAACATACGAGGGTGCTAACCAAGTATGTAATGAAGGATACGGAATTACTACAGCCGTCGGTATCGGTGGAGATCCAATTATCGGTCTTTCATATAAACAAATTTTACCGATGTTTGAAGCAGATCCTGAAACAGAAGCAATCGTTATGATTGGTGAGATTGGTGGAGACCTTGAAATTCAAGCAGCTAAGCTTATTAAAGAACAAATAACTAAACCTGTTGTTGCATTTATTGCAGGTCAAACTGCACCTAAAGGTAAACGTATGGGTCACGCTGGTGCTATCGTATCAGGTGGTGCAGGCACTGCAAAAGAGAAAATGGATGCTTTAGAAGCTGCCGGTGTCAAAGTAGTTGTGTCACCTGCTGATATTGGAAAAGCTGTATCAGAAGTTTTAAATAAGTAA